A genomic window from Candidatus Binatia bacterium includes:
- the gyrB gene encoding DNA topoisomerase (ATP-hydrolyzing) subunit B, whose protein sequence is MDSTEAQSGVTGGYGADQIKVLEGLEAVRKRPGMYIGDTTERGLHHLVYEVVDNSVDEALAGHCTKISVTIHVDGTVTVIDDGRGIPVDIHPTEGISAAEVVLTKLHAGGKFDKGAYKVSGGLHGVGISVVNALSERLEMEIWRDGKVYFQKYQRGAADNRLAEIGTTQSRGTQITFKPDPLIFPDTSYNFDTLSKRLREMAFLNRGLRISIEDKQTERSHEFHYPGGIASFVEHLGAAKTAIHPTAIYIEGEREGVVMEVSMQWNEGYNETIYTFANSINTNEGGTHLSGFKSALTRTINNYAQANGILKKETDGLEGDDAREGLTVVIAVKVPEPQFEGQTKTKLGNSEVKGFVESLVNQGLGNYFEENPSDAKKIVGKCVEAARVREATRKAKDLARRKGALDSGSLPGKLADCQERDPALSELFIVEGDSAGGSAKQGRERKFQAILPLRGKILNVEKARFDKMLSSNEIRLLITALGMGIGKEDRDFSKLRYHKLIIMTDADVDGSHIRTLLLTFFYRQYPELIEGGHVLIAQPPLYKVKKGKKEEYLKDESSLDKYLIRQGSEEIEVLGTGSDVPLAGDALATVLERFGRLDRILGIVERAGRCRNVVSAAAEEERLGPEAFRDTGLLETIRQSLQERLESREEVDLVGVEIAEPTPGELPVLQVTTAEGSAKKRTILSLEFCAAPEFEEVRRLTGELSGAGRSPFTIITAKERLSMPTLPAAVRYIMSNARKGLEIQRYKGLGEMNPDQLWATTLDPDTRTLLEVRVDDTPEAERIFSTLMGDAVEPRRKFIDEHALNTRNLDI, encoded by the coding sequence ATGGATTCAACGGAAGCACAGAGCGGCGTGACAGGCGGTTACGGGGCCGACCAGATCAAGGTCCTCGAAGGCCTCGAAGCGGTCCGAAAACGCCCCGGAATGTACATCGGGGATACGACCGAACGGGGTCTGCATCACCTGGTCTACGAGGTGGTCGACAACTCGGTCGACGAGGCCCTGGCAGGTCACTGCACGAAGATTTCCGTCACGATCCACGTCGACGGAACCGTCACCGTCATCGACGACGGTCGCGGTATCCCGGTCGACATCCATCCGACCGAGGGCATCTCCGCCGCCGAGGTCGTGCTTACGAAGCTGCATGCCGGCGGAAAGTTCGACAAGGGGGCCTACAAAGTCTCCGGCGGGCTCCACGGCGTGGGTATCTCCGTCGTGAACGCACTCTCGGAGCGTCTCGAGATGGAGATCTGGCGCGACGGGAAGGTGTACTTCCAGAAGTACCAGCGCGGCGCTGCCGACAATCGCCTCGCGGAGATCGGCACAACCCAGAGCCGCGGCACACAGATCACGTTCAAGCCGGACCCGCTCATCTTCCCCGACACGAGCTACAACTTCGACACCCTCTCGAAGCGACTGCGCGAGATGGCGTTCCTGAACCGGGGCCTGCGAATCTCGATCGAGGACAAGCAGACCGAGCGCTCGCACGAGTTCCACTACCCGGGCGGCATCGCTTCGTTCGTCGAGCATCTGGGCGCGGCCAAGACCGCCATCCACCCCACCGCGATCTACATCGAGGGAGAGCGCGAGGGCGTCGTGATGGAAGTCTCGATGCAGTGGAACGAGGGCTACAACGAGACGATCTACACCTTCGCGAACAGCATCAACACAAACGAAGGTGGGACCCATCTCTCCGGCTTCAAGTCCGCTCTGACCCGCACGATCAACAACTACGCGCAGGCAAACGGCATTTTGAAGAAGGAAACCGACGGTCTCGAGGGCGACGATGCCCGCGAGGGGCTCACGGTTGTCATCGCCGTGAAGGTTCCCGAGCCTCAGTTCGAAGGACAGACGAAGACCAAGCTCGGAAACAGTGAAGTGAAGGGCTTCGTCGAGAGTCTCGTCAACCAGGGCCTCGGGAACTACTTCGAAGAGAACCCGAGCGACGCCAAGAAGATCGTAGGCAAGTGCGTCGAGGCGGCCCGTGTGCGGGAAGCGACCCGGAAGGCCAAGGACCTGGCCCGCAGGAAGGGTGCGCTCGACTCCGGCTCGCTACCAGGCAAGCTCGCGGACTGTCAGGAACGCGACCCTGCACTGTCCGAGCTCTTCATCGTCGAGGGCGATTCCGCCGGCGGCTCCGCCAAACAGGGCCGCGAGCGGAAGTTTCAGGCGATCCTGCCTCTGCGAGGCAAGATTCTGAACGTCGAGAAGGCGCGCTTCGATAAGATGCTGTCTTCCAACGAGATTCGCCTGCTGATCACGGCGCTCGGTATGGGCATCGGCAAGGAAGATCGCGACTTCTCGAAGCTCCGGTACCACAAGCTCATCATCATGACTGACGCGGACGTCGACGGGAGCCACATCCGTACGCTCCTGCTCACGTTCTTCTATCGCCAGTACCCCGAGCTCATCGAGGGCGGGCACGTCCTGATCGCGCAGCCGCCGCTCTACAAGGTGAAGAAGGGCAAGAAGGAAGAATACCTGAAGGACGAGTCCTCGCTGGACAAATACCTGATCCGTCAGGGCAGCGAAGAAATCGAAGTCCTCGGAACGGGCAGCGACGTTCCTCTCGCCGGCGACGCGCTGGCCACCGTTCTCGAGCGTTTCGGTCGACTCGATCGAATTCTCGGAATCGTCGAGCGTGCGGGGCGTTGCCGCAACGTGGTCTCCGCGGCCGCTGAAGAAGAGCGCCTCGGACCCGAGGCGTTCCGGGACACCGGGCTACTCGAGACGATCCGCCAGAGCCTCCAGGAACGACTAGAGAGCCGCGAGGAAGTGGATCTTGTCGGAGTCGAGATCGCGGAGCCGACTCCGGGGGAACTTCCGGTCCTCCAGGTCACGACGGCTGAAGGTTCGGCGAAGAAACGAACGATTCTGTCCTTGGAATTCTGCGCGGCACCGGAGTTCGAGGAGGTTCGTCGACTGACCGGTGAGCTCTCTGGAGCGGGTCGTTCCCCATTCACCATCATCACGGCGAAGGAACGGCTCTCCATGCCGACCTTGCCGGCGGCGGTCCGGTACATCATGTCGAACGCCCGCAAGGGGCTCGAGATCCAGCGATACAAAGGCCTGGGGGAGATGAACCCGGACCAGTTGTGGGCCACGACGTTGGACCCCGATACCCGAACCCTTCTCGAGGTCCGGGTCGACGACACTCCCGAGGCAGAGCGGATCTTCTCCACGCTGATGGGAGATGCCGTAGAGCCCCGGCGCAAATTCATCGACGAGCACGCGCTCAACACGCGCAACCTCGACATCTGA
- the dnaN gene encoding DNA polymerase III subunit beta: MEFSIDRGEFTQALALTQGVVERRNTMPILANVLLEAGEDLSIAATDLEVHIKRRCGAKVTQAGAATVGARKFYELVRELRPGDVTIRLLENHFVEVVSGRSRVRLVGLPAEDFPTFPQADNEAVSKFTVNVEALSRMIDRTLFAVSTDDTRAHLGGVFLNGSDETLRLVGTDGHRLALVNEPVPGASAPEKGIILPRKGLAELRRLLDGKDGDASLSIGGNVVRVELADVALVMRLIDGEFPNYEQVIPGEVKFRAAVPKDDLLSALKRVSVVASDRSRGVRLAVSANQLTVSASSPDFGEASEDLEVSYDGDDMTVGFNSRYLTDVLAVLPDDSKIEIGLIDDVSPGVIRTEDDDTYSYVVMPMRL; this comes from the coding sequence ATGGAGTTCTCGATCGATCGAGGTGAGTTCACGCAGGCATTGGCACTCACGCAGGGCGTCGTCGAAAGACGCAACACGATGCCCATCCTCGCCAACGTGTTGCTCGAGGCCGGCGAGGATCTCTCGATCGCTGCCACGGACCTCGAAGTTCACATCAAACGGCGTTGTGGAGCCAAGGTCACCCAGGCCGGTGCCGCCACCGTCGGCGCGCGCAAGTTCTACGAGCTCGTTCGCGAGCTTCGCCCCGGTGATGTCACGATTCGGTTGCTCGAAAATCACTTCGTCGAGGTCGTTTCCGGTCGTTCGCGGGTCCGTCTCGTGGGCCTTCCAGCAGAGGATTTCCCGACGTTCCCGCAAGCCGACAACGAGGCCGTCTCGAAGTTCACGGTGAACGTGGAAGCGCTTTCTCGGATGATCGACCGTACGCTGTTCGCAGTCTCGACGGACGATACACGCGCCCACCTGGGTGGGGTCTTCCTCAACGGCAGCGACGAAACACTGCGCCTGGTCGGCACGGATGGCCACCGTCTCGCGCTGGTGAACGAGCCGGTGCCGGGTGCGAGCGCGCCGGAAAAGGGCATCATCCTGCCTCGGAAGGGCCTGGCGGAACTGCGCCGGCTTCTCGACGGCAAAGACGGAGACGCCTCGCTCAGCATTGGCGGAAACGTCGTTCGAGTGGAGTTGGCCGACGTTGCCTTGGTGATGCGGCTCATCGATGGTGAGTTCCCGAACTACGAGCAGGTGATCCCGGGTGAAGTGAAGTTCCGGGCCGCCGTTCCCAAGGACGATCTCCTGTCGGCCTTGAAGCGCGTTTCGGTCGTTGCGAGCGATCGTTCGCGCGGTGTTCGCCTCGCCGTCTCGGCCAACCAGCTGACGGTCTCCGCGAGCAGCCCCGACTTCGGCGAAGCCAGCGAGGATCTCGAAGTCTCGTACGACGGAGACGACATGACAGTCGGGTTCAACTCTCGGTATCTGACCGACGTCCTGGCCGTTCTGCCGGATGATTCAAAGATCGAGATCGGATTGATCGACGACGTGAGCCCCGGTGTCATCCGCACGGAAGACGACGACACGTACAGCTACGTCGTCATGCCCATGCGCCTCTGA
- the dnaA gene encoding chromosomal replication initiator protein DnaA: MHSWHHARERLKKSLGESNFDVWIKPLRVAECGGGKVLFEAPSKFYRDWVTRHYLDALRSSFGDESHPAPSIQFRVEASRQRELFQPDAPSEAADEKRPAGTKAAASRPKRTRTNARVGNLVPRYTFSNFVVGSSNQFAHAAAQAVAKNPGEQYNPLFIYGTVGIGKTHLANAIGHRVLEKNPMAKVVFLSSEAFVNDMISSLKRDRMGDFKNRFRKVDLLILDDVQFLAGRERTQEEFFHTFNTLHEGRKQIVLTSDKFPKDISGLEERLRNRFESGLTADIQSPEIETRTAIAQKKAEAAGLALSPDVANFIASAIGDNVRELEGALTRLNASASLQGCEITVAFAQDVLKPHFRSRPRELTIDEVKKLVCEHYGVTLIEMNSKRRTQHIAPVRQCAMYLCRKLTSSSFPVIGENFGKRHHSTVMHAAESVARRIQNDPGLASTLETLEAQLTRGRA; encoded by the coding sequence ATGCACTCTTGGCACCATGCTCGCGAGAGGCTCAAGAAGTCGCTTGGAGAGAGCAACTTCGACGTCTGGATCAAGCCTCTGCGGGTCGCGGAATGTGGTGGCGGCAAGGTGCTCTTCGAAGCACCGTCGAAATTTTACCGTGACTGGGTCACCCGTCACTATCTCGATGCGCTCAGATCGTCCTTCGGAGACGAATCGCATCCTGCCCCCAGCATTCAATTCCGCGTCGAAGCGAGTCGTCAGCGTGAGCTCTTCCAGCCCGATGCGCCTTCAGAGGCGGCGGACGAGAAGAGGCCCGCTGGCACAAAGGCAGCGGCCAGTAGGCCGAAACGCACGCGTACCAACGCGCGCGTGGGGAATCTGGTCCCGCGCTACACATTCTCGAACTTCGTCGTAGGTTCGAGCAACCAGTTCGCGCACGCCGCTGCCCAGGCCGTGGCCAAGAACCCGGGTGAGCAATACAACCCGCTGTTCATCTACGGCACGGTCGGGATCGGCAAGACCCACCTTGCGAACGCGATCGGTCACCGGGTGCTCGAAAAGAACCCGATGGCCAAGGTCGTCTTCCTTTCGAGCGAAGCGTTCGTGAACGACATGATCTCGTCGCTCAAACGCGACCGGATGGGCGACTTCAAGAACCGCTTCCGGAAGGTCGATCTCCTGATCCTCGACGACGTCCAGTTCCTGGCCGGCCGCGAGCGCACCCAGGAAGAATTCTTCCATACTTTCAACACGTTACACGAAGGTCGGAAGCAGATCGTATTGACGTCCGACAAGTTCCCGAAGGACATTTCCGGACTCGAAGAACGCCTGCGGAACCGCTTCGAGTCCGGTCTCACGGCCGACATCCAGTCCCCTGAGATAGAAACGCGAACGGCGATCGCGCAGAAGAAGGCGGAGGCGGCCGGTCTCGCACTATCGCCCGATGTCGCGAACTTCATCGCCAGTGCAATCGGCGACAATGTGCGCGAGCTCGAAGGTGCACTCACGCGACTCAACGCGAGCGCATCCTTGCAAGGATGCGAGATCACGGTCGCGTTTGCGCAAGACGTATTGAAGCCGCACTTCCGTTCCCGCCCGCGCGAACTCACGATCGACGAGGTCAAGAAGCTCGTGTGCGAGCACTACGGCGTAACCCTCATCGAGATGAACTCGAAGCGTCGCACGCAGCACATCGCACCCGTGCGTCAGTGCGCGATGTACCTGTGTCGCAAACTCACGAGTTCCTCGTTTCCGGTCATCGGTGAGAACTTCGGCAAGCGGCACCATTCCACCGTCATGCACGCGGCCGAGAGCGTCGCACGCCGAATTCAGAACGATCCGGGCCTCGCCTCCACTCTCGAAACTCTCGAGGCACAGCTCACCCGAGGGCGGGCTTGA
- the hemL gene encoding glutamate-1-semialdehyde 2,1-aminomutase, whose protein sequence is MHDTSTKLLTRAASIIPAGVNSPVRAWGAVGGEPRFLVRGRGAFVWDADGNEFIDLVCAWGPLIAGHAHPDVVQAVTNAAKRGTGFGAPNPVEIELAEAIVGSFPSIEKVRLVTSGTEATMTAMRIARGATGRSRVIKFNGCYHGHHDSLLVKAGSGAATLGVPDSAGVPAAISELTSVVEYNDLESLRASIAADPPPAAVIVEPVAANMGVVPPSPGFLESIIELSHEVGALVIFDEVISGFRVARGGAQELYDVRADLTCLGKVIGGGLPAAAVGGRADLLDLLAPIGPVYQAGTLSGNPIACTAGRETVRLLDDGAYATLERRGAALETGLKDAIGTAGVQACVQRVGSLLTLFFGVESVCDFKDASSTDTEAFASFFRAMIENGVNLPPSQYEAWFVSLAHGDAEIDRILDAAKRALGA, encoded by the coding sequence TTGCACGACACATCGACAAAGTTGCTGACACGCGCAGCCAGTATCATCCCGGCGGGTGTGAACAGTCCCGTTCGCGCTTGGGGTGCGGTTGGCGGCGAACCACGTTTCCTTGTCCGCGGACGCGGTGCGTTCGTTTGGGACGCCGACGGCAACGAGTTCATCGACCTGGTCTGCGCGTGGGGGCCGTTGATTGCGGGACACGCGCACCCCGACGTCGTGCAAGCGGTGACTAACGCGGCAAAACGCGGAACGGGGTTCGGGGCACCGAACCCCGTCGAGATCGAACTCGCCGAGGCGATCGTCGGTTCTTTCCCGTCGATTGAGAAGGTGCGTCTGGTCACCTCGGGCACCGAGGCGACGATGACGGCGATGCGCATCGCGCGCGGCGCCACCGGGCGCTCGCGCGTGATCAAGTTCAACGGTTGCTACCACGGCCATCACGACAGCTTGCTCGTGAAGGCTGGTTCAGGCGCCGCGACACTCGGCGTGCCTGACAGCGCAGGTGTGCCGGCAGCCATCTCCGAGCTCACGAGCGTCGTCGAGTACAACGACCTGGAGTCGCTGCGCGCCTCAATCGCGGCCGATCCGCCTCCGGCGGCGGTCATCGTCGAGCCGGTCGCGGCCAACATGGGAGTCGTTCCACCCTCGCCAGGCTTCCTCGAATCGATCATCGAGCTCTCCCACGAGGTAGGGGCACTGGTCATTTTCGACGAAGTCATCAGTGGCTTCAGAGTTGCTCGGGGCGGCGCGCAAGAGCTCTACGACGTTCGGGCGGACCTCACATGTCTCGGGAAAGTGATCGGTGGGGGCCTGCCCGCGGCAGCCGTTGGTGGTCGCGCCGACCTCCTGGATCTCCTGGCACCGATCGGACCGGTCTATCAAGCGGGAACGCTCTCCGGGAACCCGATCGCGTGTACGGCCGGGCGCGAAACGGTCCGATTGCTCGACGACGGCGCGTACGCGACGCTCGAGCGGCGAGGCGCAGCGCTCGAGACCGGGTTGAAAGATGCGATTGGAACCGCTGGTGTTCAGGCGTGCGTGCAACGAGTCGGCTCTCTGCTGACTCTCTTCTTCGGTGTGGAGTCCGTCTGCGACTTCAAAGATGCGTCGAGCACCGACACGGAAGCCTTCGCAAGCTTCTTCCGTGCCATGATCGAAAACGGAGTGAACCTGCCGCCTTCGCAGTACGAGGCGTGGTTCGTTTCCCTCGCGCACGGCGACGCCGAGATTGATCGGATCCTCGACGCGGCCAAGCGCGCACTCGGCGCGTGA
- a CDS encoding AtpZ/AtpI family protein, with protein sequence MTGVGLEFGASVIGGLAVGYYLDEWLGTEPVFVLLCVFGALVVTVTHLVALSRRLDRLRRADEEGSSDD encoded by the coding sequence ATGACGGGGGTCGGTCTCGAGTTCGGCGCGAGTGTGATCGGCGGACTCGCGGTCGGCTACTACCTGGACGAGTGGCTCGGCACGGAGCCGGTATTCGTCCTCCTGTGTGTGTTCGGTGCGCTCGTGGTGACGGTCACGCACCTCGTCGCGCTCTCGCGGCGCCTCGATCGGCTCCGCCGAGCTGACGAAGAGGGTTCCTCCGACGACTGA
- the atpB gene encoding F0F1 ATP synthase subunit A, which yields MEHPVTWTFLLGIPTPWASVVTGVFVMAVLLLVASRARSAVTSEGAIIPDAGLTPRNVFELMVEGLGSLADQVIGHGSKLYVPILCSFFIFILASNMLGLVPGFGPPTSDFDITLALGVCSFLIFNWYGFKVQGMGYLKHFAGPMLALAPLIFTLEIIGVMVRPFSLGLRLFGNMFGDHLVLEIFTDLTKVGVPVIFYFLGTLVSCIQAFVFTLLTLIYIGLSVAHDEGH from the coding sequence ATGGAACACCCCGTTACTTGGACATTTTTGCTTGGAATTCCGACGCCTTGGGCGTCGGTCGTCACCGGAGTGTTCGTGATGGCCGTGCTGCTCCTGGTCGCGTCGCGCGCCCGTTCGGCCGTGACTTCCGAGGGCGCGATCATCCCTGACGCGGGCCTAACCCCGCGAAATGTCTTCGAACTCATGGTCGAGGGCCTCGGCAGCCTCGCCGACCAGGTCATCGGGCACGGCAGCAAGCTCTACGTGCCGATCCTGTGCTCCTTCTTCATCTTCATCCTGGCGTCCAACATGCTTGGATTGGTTCCGGGTTTCGGCCCGCCGACGTCCGATTTCGACATCACGCTGGCGCTAGGTGTTTGCTCGTTCCTGATCTTCAATTGGTACGGCTTCAAAGTTCAGGGGATGGGCTACCTGAAGCACTTCGCCGGGCCGATGCTCGCCCTGGCCCCGTTGATCTTCACGCTGGAGATCATCGGCGTCATGGTCCGCCCGTTCTCGCTCGGTCTGCGTCTTTTCGGGAACATGTTCGGTGATCACCTGGTGCTCGAGATCTTCACGGATCTCACCAAGGTCGGGGTCCCGGTCATCTTCTACTTCCTGGGCACGCTCGTTTCGTGCATCCAGGCGTTCGTCTTTACGCTTCTCACACTGATCTACATTGGCCTCTCCGTCGCACACGACGAGGGTCATTAG
- the atpE gene encoding ATP synthase F0 subunit C — translation MNRINGILLVALLAAIAVLAPGTAFAAEGAAAGSASMIALAAGLAIGLAAIGAALGQGRGLAAAMESIGRNPNSADRIQTPMILGLAFIEALAIYALVIAFLLQAKI, via the coding sequence ATGAATCGCATCAATGGAATTCTTCTCGTCGCTCTCTTGGCGGCGATCGCAGTTCTCGCTCCCGGCACCGCATTCGCGGCTGAGGGTGCAGCGGCTGGCTCGGCTTCGATGATCGCGCTCGCCGCGGGCCTCGCCATCGGGCTCGCTGCCATCGGCGCGGCCCTCGGTCAGGGTCGTGGCCTGGCGGCCGCGATGGAGTCGATCGGTCGTAACCCGAACTCGGCCGACCGCATCCAGACCCCCATGATCCTGGGTCTCGCGTTCATCGAGGCGCTCGCAATTTACGCCCTCGTGATCGCGTTCCTGCTTCAGGCCAAGATCTAA
- a CDS encoding ParB/RepB/Spo0J family partition protein → MADGGEVQQTSKAKPRFAMAGQIFGRRRTVFAAVPIAVIKPNPKQPRQYFDPEALAELAESIKARGLLQPVIVRRDDDGGYTLIAGERRLRAAELAGVGLVPAILSNHDLLEVALEENIQRQDLNALEEAEALAILASERGYSHAKLAGVIHKSRPYVSNTLTLTRLPQDIKREYLDQGAVVSREIMISVARQESPEEMHALWKRVKLGALSVRSFRQRAEAKKPFLPVVQVIKNTRKLGRAIRQLSGLGTLEEAQAATLRRSLLRARKAIDRVLSELPEQEKKANPRPRALVAVRG, encoded by the coding sequence GTGGCTGATGGGGGAGAGGTTCAGCAGACCTCGAAGGCTAAGCCCAGATTCGCCATGGCGGGTCAGATCTTTGGCCGCCGTCGGACGGTGTTCGCAGCTGTCCCGATCGCGGTCATCAAACCAAATCCGAAGCAGCCGCGGCAGTACTTCGATCCTGAGGCGCTCGCGGAGCTGGCCGAGTCAATCAAGGCTCGCGGGTTGCTCCAACCGGTGATCGTTCGCCGTGACGACGACGGTGGTTACACCCTGATCGCTGGGGAACGCCGCCTCCGTGCCGCGGAACTGGCCGGTGTCGGACTCGTTCCGGCCATCTTGAGCAATCACGATCTGCTCGAGGTCGCGCTCGAGGAGAACATCCAGCGGCAGGACCTGAACGCCCTCGAGGAAGCGGAAGCTCTCGCCATCCTGGCATCCGAGCGCGGTTATTCTCACGCCAAGCTCGCCGGGGTGATTCACAAGAGCCGGCCCTATGTGTCGAACACGCTGACGCTCACGCGCCTGCCCCAGGACATCAAGCGCGAGTATCTCGACCAGGGCGCCGTGGTTTCCCGCGAGATCATGATCAGCGTGGCTCGTCAGGAGTCGCCGGAGGAGATGCACGCGCTCTGGAAGCGCGTGAAGCTCGGCGCTCTCTCGGTCCGCAGCTTCCGGCAACGGGCCGAGGCGAAGAAGCCCTTTCTTCCGGTCGTCCAGGTTATCAAGAACACTCGGAAGCTCGGCCGAGCGATCCGGCAGCTGAGCGGCCTCGGCACCCTCGAGGAGGCCCAGGCGGCCACCTTGCGGCGCTCCCTACTCCGGGCCCGAAAGGCGATCGATCGGGTGCTCTCGGAGCTTCCCGAGCAGGAAAAAAAGGCGAATCCGCGGCCTCGTGCCTTGGTCGCAGTCCGCGGGTAG